Proteins encoded within one genomic window of Triticum aestivum cultivar Chinese Spring chromosome 2D, IWGSC CS RefSeq v2.1, whole genome shotgun sequence:
- the LOC123050863 gene encoding histone deacetylase HDT2, producing the protein MFAWCVERAKGQDASIRRGQSQRTKVCSSVAKFGTIPWGGPGTSCSDPARMPTIYCCQGLEVKPNQSVNVSPDDEHFLHLSQGALGEVKKDDKATMFVKIGDQKLAIRTLSTDKFPQIQFDLVFEKEFELSHNSKTSSLLREMNILFYTAFSPASMMDFYSEDESKEEEEKIIPALTKENGALG; encoded by the exons ATG TTTGCTTGGTGTGTGGAGAGGGCCAAAGGACAAGATGCTTCAATCCGGCGAGGACAGAGCCAAAGGACCAAAGTTTGTTCATCTGTTGCCAAG TTTGGTACCATCCCGTGGGGAGGGCCAGGGACAAGCTGCTCCGATCCGGCCAGGATGCCCACCATCTATTGTTGCCAAG GCCTTGAGGTTAAGCCTAACCAGTCCGTCAATGTTTCACCTGATGACGAGCACTTTCTCCATCTCTCCCAG GGTGCCCTTGGTGAAGTGAAGAAGGATGACAAGGCAACCATGTTCGTCAAGATCGGCGACCAGAAGTTAGCCATCAGGACCCTCTCTACTGACAAGTTCCCTCAGATTCAGTTCGACCTCGTCTTTGAGAAGGAGTTTGAGCTGTCACACAATTCCAAGACATCCAGCCTGCTAAGGGAGATGAATATCCTTTTCTATA CTGCCTTTTCTCCTGCTTCCATGATGGATTTTTATTCCGAGGATGAATctaaggaggaggaagagaagatcATCCCAGCACTCACCAAGGAAAATG GAGCTCTAGGCTGA